From the genome of Papaver somniferum cultivar HN1 chromosome 2, ASM357369v1, whole genome shotgun sequence, one region includes:
- the LOC113347151 gene encoding type I inositol polyphosphate 5-phosphatase 4-like, with protein sequence MRDGYQKKSKLSWSKNLVRKWFNIKSKAEDFHADDVCYGGGDGEWRNSFSERESCTIKKSKTERMDRRNIDRVRRASVDFEPAQVIDIHNYKIFVATWNVGGKSPPSYLSLEDWLHTSPPADIYVLGFQEIVPLNAGNVLGAEDNGPAKKWLALIRKTLNNLPGSSGSGSCYTPSPIPDPVVELDADFEGSTRQKTSAFFHRRSFQSARSMRMEPKLDRRYSVCDRVIFGNRPSDYTGSRPSDYTGSRPSDYTGSRPSDYAGNRPSDYAGNRPSDYAGSRHSDYVGNRPSDYVGNRPSDFGPSYRWGSSEDDYCPGDSPNMPYLSPSSYGYGGSAMDERERPAGRSRYCLVASKQMVGIFLTVWVRGEIKDDVRNMKVSSVGRGLMGYLGNKGSISISMSLHQTSFCFVCTHLTSGQKEGDELRRNSDVMEILRKTRFPRVQGDDKSPETILEHDRIIWLGDLNYRIALSYRSAKALVQMQNWRALLENDQLRLEQRRGHVFDGWNEGKIYFPPTYKYSCNSDRYAGEDMHSREKRRTPAWCDRILWYGGGIQQLSYVRGESTLSDHRPVYSFFTAEVHSINRSRVKRSTSYSSSRVEIEELLPHPYGYTELNFF encoded by the exons ATGAGAGATGGGTACCAGAAAAAATCCAAG CTCTCATGGTCTAAGAATCTGGTTAGGAAATGGTTCAATATCAAGAGCAAAGCTGAAGACTTTCATGCAGATGATGTTTGCTATGGAG GTGGTGATGGAGAGTGGAGAAACAGCTTCTCAGAAAGAGAGTCTTGCACAATAAAGAAAAGCAAAACAG AAAGAATGGATAGACGGAACATTGATAGAGTCCGGCGAGCCAGTGTTGATTTTGAACCAGCTCAAGTTATTGACATTCATAACTATAA AATCTTTGTAGCTACTTGGAATGTGGGTGGAAAATCTCCACCAAGTTATTTAAGCCTTGAAGATTGGCTTCACACATCACCTCCAGCTGATATATATGTTTTAGG ATTTCAGGAAATTGTTCCATTAAATGCTGGAAATGTATTAGGGGCAGAAGACAATGGACCTGCGAAAAAATGGTTGGCACTTATTCGGAAAACCTTAAACAATCTCCCTGGCTCCAGTGGTAGTGGGAGTTGTTATACTCCGTCTCCCATTCCTGACCCGGTTGTAGAGTTGGATGCCGATTTTGAGGGATCAACAAGGCAAAAGACCTCAGCTTTTTTCCACCGCAGATCCTTCCAGTCAGCTCGCAGCATGAGAATGGAACCTAAACTTGATCGTCGATACAGTGTTTGTGATCGTGTAATTTTTGGCAACCGTCCGAGTGATTATACCGGCAGCAGGCCAAGTGATTACACTGGTAGCAGGCCAAGTGATTACACCGGTAGCAGGCCGAGTGATTATGCTGGTAATAGGCCGAGTGATTATGCGGGTAACAGGCCAAGCGATTATGCTGGTAGCAGGCATAGCGATTATGTTGGTAACCGGCCTAGTGATTATGTTGGAAATAGGCCGAGTGACTTTGGTCCCAGTTACAGATGGGGTTCATCAGAAGACGATTACTGTCCTGGGGATTCACCTAATATGCCATATCTTTCACCGTCATCTTATGGTTATGGTGGGTCTGCAATGGACGAGAGAGAAAGACCAGCAGGGCGTTCTAGGTACTGCTTGGTAGCTAGTAAGCAAATGGTTGGAATATTTCTCACTGTATGGGTACGAGGAGAAATTAAAGATGATGTGCGGAACATGAAAGTCTCTTCTGTTGGGAGAGGATTGATGGGATATCTAGGGAACAAG GGATCAATCTCAATCAGCATGTCGCTGCATCAAACAAGCTTCTGCTTTGTGTGTACTCATTTAACTTCAGGTCAGAAGGAGGGTGATGAACTAAGAAGAAACTCTGATGTCATGGAGATTCTGAGGAAGACAAGGTTTCCACGAGTGCAGGGAGACGATAAATCCCCTGAAACAATCCTCGAGCATGA TCGAATCATATGGCTGGGCGATCTGAATTATCGGATAGCTCTTTCTTATCGTTCTGCAAAAGCGCTTGTTCAGATGCAAAACTGGAGAGCATTGCTAGAAAATGATCAG CTTCGCCTAGAGCAGAGACGTGGCCATGTCTTTGATGGATGGAACGAAGGAAAAATATATTTCCCACCTACATACAAGTACTCGTGTAACTCTGATAGATATGCAGGTGAAGACATGCACTCTAGAGAGAAACGCCGAACCCCTGCATG GTGCGATCGTATATTATGGTATGGAGGAGGTATTCAGCAATTATCTTATGTTCGTGGTGAGTCCACATTATCAGATCACAGACCAGTTTATAGCTTCTTTACGGCAGAGGTTCATTCGATTAACCGCAGTCGAGTTAAGAGAAGTACAAGTTACTCAAGTTCCCGTGTTGAGATTGAAGAACTTTTACCACACCCATATGGATATACTGAACTAAATTTCTTTTGA